From the genome of Pirellulaceae bacterium:
TCTCTTGGTCGGTATTGAAGAGAAACGCGGGATTACCGATAAAGTCAGCTATCGAAGCGACGTTTCCATCATGCATGTGACCAAAGCCATGCAGGCTGGGAGTGCCAGGACGCATATGAAAGCCAACCCTTTCATAAATGTTGCGCAAATGGGCGACCTTCAAAGTATTGTTGATAACGCCGGATACATCGCTGACCCCCATAAGCAACAGGCGGTTCTCGTTATTCGGTCCGCGGGCGATAGCCTGCCAAGCGTTCGAAGCCCAGCGCCGGTCAGTACTGCCACCAGTAGGCAAAACGTGGCAAGTGACACAGGCGAATGCCTGCTGATCCAGGCGACTGCCGATAGTCTTGTTGCGATACTGCGTCAATCCAGTCACAGCGTTGCCTGGATCGAGCGGTGCACCGGCAGCTTTATTGAAGCGGCCAGTGGCAAAGTGCCCTGGCAGTGGCAAATTCGTAGGCAACCGATTGGTGAGCGTGCGAAATGGATTCGGCGGGAAAGTCATTGTGGCCAACATCGCCTTGAACTCGGCCATCTCGGTCGTGGTCAAACCGGTAGACCTTCCTTGTAGCTCATGAAAGGCACCATTGAAGTCCTCAATACCAAAACGATCGCCGCGCCAGTGCAAAGGCTCATGATTAATAATGTCCTGTAGCGTTTGCGTCAGCATCGGCCCCTTCATCGGATGGAAGTGGGTCAGATTACCCGTGCCGATTTTTTGGTTTAGGCCCAAGCCTAACGGAATCGTGAAACTATCATTTCGGTTAACAGCATACCTGGCACCAAGATTATCCGTGTTTCCAGCTGGATTGCCTAAGTCCCACGAAAGTCGATCCATGCGACCGTCTATGTGACACGAAGCGCAAGCGATCTGCCCAACTCCCGAACTGTGCTGCGTGTCATATAAATGCTTACGCCCCGTACGAATAATAGTCGGAGTCGGATCAAAATAAGTCACCAGCGAAGCTTCGCTGCTCGAGTCCAGATCAACTACCGAGATCGAACCGTGAAAACGGTTGAGCACGTAGAGTTTGCCGCGAGCTTCATCCAATGCCAAACCTGCCGGTCCCGTACGAACTGGAATGACCGAGCCGATGCGCTGTCCACTCGCATTGATCTGCAGGACGTTATTTGAACCCATGCCGGCGATATAACCGACCGAGCCATCAGACGACCATTTAATTGAACGCGGATCGCCCAGCGCAGTGGCTCGCAACGCTGGCGACAAAGCGGTACCCGTAAACTGCGCTACCAAGCTGGCATTCAAATCCGTGCGGCTGGTAGCTTGGAGAGTACTGGGATTGGCGAAAGCGGCCACGACATCAATGAATGTTCCCTGAATATTTGGCTCAAATCGAATCTCATTGTGCGCCTCAGTACCCACCACGGTGACTTGACCAGAGGCAGGATTGACGTCCAAGGCCATATTAAGATTCATTAAGTCGCTGATGTAGCCGGTTACAGCCTGAGTATTGGCATTCACGACAGCCACATCATGATCCAGCAAGGTCCAACCGGGATAGCGACCCGAGAAGTCCGCATTTGCGCCACTGACAAACTGCGTCCAATTGGCACCGGTGTCATCGCGCCACTGGCCCTGGCTATCTTGCTTGGCGATCATTGAAACTTTAGGGGGCGTTCCAGCGCCGTTATTGCGAGGCGGACTGAAGACATTGCCTGCGTTGGGCGGCGGATTCACACCACCGTGGGGCCCCTCAACTCGTCGAACCACATCGGGCGGAAAATTGATGATCGCACTGCCGGGATCAGACATTCCACCGGACAGGATCGTGGTTCTGTTGCCCGCATGGAAGAAAGCCACATACACGTTCGAGCCATCAGGACTAACCGCCAGAGCGCGTGGATTATTTCCCAGCAGCGATATGCTTGTGGGTGCAGCGGCTAGATTCGCAGGATTGAATACCTGCAGCGTGCGCGGAAATCCGCAAGACACAAACGCTCGCAGCGGCGAACCGGCAAAGACTACGTCATGGGGATCGTTCAGAGTGGCCAAGGTCGCCGTAACTCGCTGCTGAGAAACGGAAATCACCGAAATCGTGTCCGAAACATTGTTGACGACCCACAACTCGTCGTTGGTGCGGAAACGCACACTGGTCGGCTCTAGCCCAACTGGAATACTAACCCACTTTTCGGGTCCATTTGTATCCAGCGTGAATAGTTCAACCCGCATATCTGGCGTGTTGACGGCAGCTAGCAAATTGCCATCCGGACTCATGGTCATCGCATGAATCGGCGCTATCTCGTAATTGACAAAGTTCGCTGGCGGCACCTGAGCTTTGGCGGCGGGCAGTAGCACAGTCAGGACAAGCCCAAGGGCACGAAGCGAGTGATGCATATTTCTGACTTACCTTGCGGGCTGATTCTAGCGTGAGGGGAAACCAAACAACACCAACTCCCTGACCGCAGTTCGCAGACATCCTCAAACGCGAACGCAGACCAGCTACACAAGTGACGTGCTCAGGCTATTTGGACGCAAAAGCGGGGCGGCGCGCGCCCGCTACGGGTGCGAGTATAGCCGAAACGGGAATACATTACAACGATTTTGCGGGGAAAGACCTCACAAACGCTCAGTTGCGGCGGATTCGTTACCTTAGCCTCAGAGCATTACCCGACTCCAGGCGGGTCGAAAACTTGTCAATATCTCGATTGTGGGCTCTCAGACTGCCGCTCAAAATCGAACGAATTGCCTGACAAAAGCGACTTTCTAGACCATCTCCCACAACAGCGGCTTGAATCCGGCACGATTCGGCCCCGCTTCTGACGACTTCAACACACTCTCTTTAACACAAAAAAGTATCAGCAGAAAAATGAACGGGCTCGGATAGTTTGGCGGCTACTTCGGCCGCATCCAGCGCCCAAGTTGGGCTGATTTCCACCTTCACGCCGGGCGCGATTGTTCCTCCGGCAGCTTCGACCCAGCGGCGATGTTGGGCCAACAAGGCCGCTTGGCAATGTTCAGGGGTATCGACTTCGGCGCCGCTGGCATTCTTGAGCGGAGCAAAAACGTCGCTGGAACAACCTTCCACAACGATTGCCTGGTCGGCCATGGGCAGTAGATCGAATACAAACCGCTCGAACTTGAGTGCGTTGGCCACCGCTGGCTCAAGCGCACAGCCCTGCCAGTCAACAGCAGCTACTTTCTTGATGGCCCGATGGAAGGGCAAGCCCGTTGGGCTGGCGGCCACATTCTGCAGAAACTGACGATCGAAAACATGAATTGCTATGTTACCCGCCCACAACTCAAGCCGTCCGTCCAGCGACTTCCGTTCTGCCAACTCAGCGGGCAAGTCGCTGTACTCGATAATGTGTACTCGACCCTGTAGCGCGACGACGTTTCCCACCTTTTCATGAGCGAACCGCTTCTGCACCACCTGTGTGGTCATTTGGCTGCCGGTCAGAATGTGATAGCCCATCAGCAGCGGATCGCACAGCTGGGCCAACGGATTGTCAACTTGCGCGTAATACAAGTAGTCGATCCCGCGCTCCTGAGCCGCCTGAAGGCATCCGGCGCGTTGTAGAGCCTGCAGCAGTCCTCCATGACCGTCTGGACTGAGCGCCAGCGAGGACTTGGATTCCATCAGCACCTTACCGGTCTTGGCGTCCACGGCCGGCATCGTCCCTTGGCAAAAAATGGACACTTGATCCTGTGCCAGACCAAACTCTTGATGCTGAGCAAAATACTGCCGCGTCTGCTGGTCGGTGGCTGGACTAGTCATGATATACAGTGGTATCTGCGTTCCATACCGCCTGGAAACTGCCAGCAGTCGATGACAATGCATCTGAAACAGAGTCCGACCGCTGACCGGGCCGATGGGAAACATGCCTTTGGGTTGATCGAAGCCCAGGCGGGTTCCCTGACCACCGGCCACCAGGATCATGCCCACGCGCCCAGCGCGCAGGGCTTGCTCGCCGGCCGCGCGTGCTTCCACAGGCGAGATCCGAGGTTGCGCATCGTCCAGGAGAATTGCGGGGGGCGGCTGAATCTGATCAGCTACGGCAAGCCAGTCGATGGCTGCTTGGTCACAACGGTGAATCAGCTCATCGAGTTGCTGCCAGTCGACCTGCGCCAATTGCTGGAGCAGATGGTCGCATTGCGACTGCGTGAGCTGGTCAACAAAATCCAGCACATGGGACTGATTGTATCGCTGCACAGTCGCTGCGATGGGAGTATCCTTGCACATCACTGGCTCACCATCACTTCTGAAACCTCAAATCGCAACAAACCATCAACTTTCAGATTGAACATAGGCGCTGCTTGCCCTATGGCGAATGACCTGGTTATTAGCGACCGCCGCTAGACGGCGGCTAGTGGTACATTCGTATTGAGTGCTCGCCAAACGACAATTGTGCCAGCCAATGTTGTAGCTGACGGGTATCGACCTGGGCAACAGGCAGTGACAAATGCTCAGCCATTGCACCTAGCAGAGCCAACTGCTGCCGATCGAGCGGTACAGCAGCCCCAGGCGGCGGACACTCGGGCACCAGCGCGCCTGCAATGCTGGCTAATAAATGCTGTATGTCTCCGTGAGCAGAACAGGGCACGACGGGTAGGTTAAGGGGAAGGGCTGGGGCGGCTGCATCGTTTAAATCCATTTTATTCCAGGCGCATAGCAGGCGTTGTCCCGGTATTTGATCGACAATTGCTTGATGCTGTTCGGTCCAGCCCTGGGTGGCATCCACCACCAACACCACCAAGTCAGCCGTCGCAATGCGCTGTCGCGCGCGGGCGACGCCTTGCCGTTCGATAGCATCATCGGTTTCGCGCAGACCGGCGGTATCGGTTAGGCACATGGGCCAGCCATCGACTTGGGTTTGCACTTCGATCCAATCGCGCGTTGTCCCTGGTTGATGATGCACGATGGCTGATTGCCCTCCCGCCAAGGCGTTGATCAAACTGCTTTTGCCGACGTTTGGTGGCCCCGCCAGTACAACATGCCAAGGCGTCACCAAATGCAACCCCAGGTCGCTCCAGCGCAGAATTGCTGCAATCAACTGTTGAGCCTCGCAGAATCGCCCGTGGCCGATCAATGGCTGCAAGTTGGCGACGCTGGCCGTTAGTCCGGGCCCGAGTTGATCCAAGAGAATGCCCGCTGACCGCTCCGAGGTGGTGTCCTGCAACAACCGCTCAATCAGGCAACGCAGCGCGGTGGGCGACTGAGTGCCGGGCGCTGGGGATGGCTGCGCGGCCCATTGTGACCAATCAACCAAACTGCAACCAGCAGACTGAAGCTGTTGCAGGATCGCTTGGCAGACGGCGATGCCGCCGTGGCAATGAATTTCGACTTCGTCCGGACCGGT
Proteins encoded in this window:
- a CDS encoding 50S ribosome-binding GTPase, yielding MQQHWACRLTAPLPGAIATIAVRGPAAVELVASLLRAAGDAGAMGPRAGARSYRLPSHGTSKLKLGRVRVAAWRVLDGQVAEQVVVCATGPDEVEIHCHGGIAVCQAILQQLQSAGCSLVDWSQWAAQPSPAPGTQSPTALRCLIERLLQDTTSERSAGILLDQLGPGLTASVANLQPLIGHGRFCEAQQLIAAILRWSDLGLHLVTPWHVVLAGPPNVGKSSLINALAGGQSAIVHHQPGTTRDWIEVQTQVDGWPMCLTDTAGLRETDDAIERQGVARARQRIATADLVVLVVDATQGWTEQHQAIVDQIPGQRLLCAWNKMDLNDAAAPALPLNLPVVPCSAHGDIQHLLASIAGALVPECPPPGAAVPLDRQQLALLGAMAEHLSLPVAQVDTRQLQHWLAQLSFGEHSIRMYH
- a CDS encoding UDPGP type 1 family protein, which produces MCKDTPIAATVQRYNQSHVLDFVDQLTQSQCDHLLQQLAQVDWQQLDELIHRCDQAAIDWLAVADQIQPPPAILLDDAQPRISPVEARAAGEQALRAGRVGMILVAGGQGTRLGFDQPKGMFPIGPVSGRTLFQMHCHRLLAVSRRYGTQIPLYIMTSPATDQQTRQYFAQHQEFGLAQDQVSIFCQGTMPAVDAKTGKVLMESKSSLALSPDGHGGLLQALQRAGCLQAAQERGIDYLYYAQVDNPLAQLCDPLLMGYHILTGSQMTTQVVQKRFAHEKVGNVVALQGRVHIIEYSDLPAELAERKSLDGRLELWAGNIAIHVFDRQFLQNVAASPTGLPFHRAIKKVAAVDWQGCALEPAVANALKFERFVFDLLPMADQAIVVEGCSSDVFAPLKNASGAEVDTPEHCQAALLAQHRRWVEAAGGTIAPGVKVEISPTWALDAAEVAAKLSEPVHFSADTFLC